One genomic segment of Microcella indica includes these proteins:
- a CDS encoding PucR family transcriptional regulator has translation MTQPATSPPIDTGASGRSPHTFTWILELSSVSDVPGELTDTAREVARQHLGPGPAQWVASEAAGVANLIVRTDPSLASLGRTVHETTELLFLDTILRLVDPNLGRLTRPLVLQLAQGAMNEGATLAAVLRALNLGQAGITEALLHECERLIPVGEQGANMRALVSSVVDTHNQLADVITDMHPATENPVRGLHETESGVLAALLSGRGRPERFEQVTRYPLDRIHVAAVAFSQREEPEKLVATTVKALEGMGCDQIFKVKIAPNVLWAWGSVRTAGDLRLEPPPPCNGWTMTVGLPGSGAAGFIASHDEARALQKVAMMAGWRNLGRILPYDRYGAVAELAARPERLQRFLEVQLGGLLGDSGRETDLRSTMLEYLNVNRSQYAAAQRLHVSKNTVSYRLRRAEEILGRDIGEDLSPLHTALLATDILGADFAAQVVA, from the coding sequence ATGACACAACCCGCCACGTCGCCTCCGATCGATACAGGGGCCTCGGGAAGGTCCCCGCACACCTTCACGTGGATACTGGAGCTTTCTTCCGTCTCCGACGTTCCCGGCGAGCTGACCGACACGGCGCGCGAGGTAGCGCGCCAGCATCTTGGCCCCGGCCCCGCTCAGTGGGTTGCGTCTGAAGCGGCCGGTGTCGCGAATCTGATCGTCAGGACGGATCCGTCTCTCGCGTCTCTAGGGAGAACAGTCCATGAGACAACGGAGCTATTGTTCCTGGACACCATCCTCCGGTTAGTGGATCCGAATCTTGGCCGGCTCACGAGGCCCCTGGTCCTGCAATTGGCGCAAGGGGCCATGAATGAGGGCGCGACTCTGGCCGCCGTCCTGAGAGCTCTCAACCTCGGGCAAGCTGGAATCACCGAAGCGCTCCTTCACGAGTGTGAACGGCTCATTCCCGTGGGTGAGCAGGGCGCCAACATGCGGGCACTTGTCAGCAGCGTGGTCGATACGCACAACCAACTCGCGGATGTCATCACCGACATGCATCCAGCAACGGAGAATCCGGTGCGGGGTCTTCATGAAACGGAATCTGGAGTCCTCGCTGCTCTCTTGAGCGGTCGAGGCCGACCGGAACGATTCGAACAGGTCACCCGATATCCGCTTGACCGAATCCACGTGGCCGCAGTCGCATTCAGCCAGCGGGAAGAACCCGAGAAGCTCGTGGCCACGACCGTAAAGGCGCTCGAGGGGATGGGATGCGATCAGATCTTCAAGGTGAAGATCGCACCCAACGTGCTCTGGGCGTGGGGGAGCGTTCGCACTGCTGGCGATCTCCGTCTAGAGCCACCGCCACCGTGTAATGGATGGACCATGACGGTCGGTCTCCCCGGTAGCGGCGCAGCGGGGTTCATCGCCAGTCATGACGAGGCGCGTGCTCTGCAGAAGGTCGCCATGATGGCCGGCTGGCGCAACCTCGGGCGAATCCTGCCGTATGACCGTTATGGGGCAGTCGCTGAACTCGCCGCTCGTCCCGAACGTCTTCAGAGGTTTCTCGAGGTTCAGCTCGGCGGACTCCTCGGGGACAGCGGTCGCGAGACGGACCTTCGAAGCACCATGCTGGAGTATCTCAATGTCAATCGCAGTCAGTACGCCGCGGCTCAGCGGCTTCATGTCTCGAAGAACACCGTGAGTTACCGGCTTCGCCGAGCTGAGGAGATCCTTGGCAGGGACATCGGTGAGGATCTCAGTCCGCTTCATACTGCGCTGCTGGCCACTGATATTCTCGGAGCAGACTTCGCTGCGCAGGTGGTGGCATGA
- a CDS encoding luciferase family protein: MNREDEMTEYPRRSGPRPSTTSTNPHTQLDQQPVDHQPRLRLIELLGDLPVVWAGSMISVPGAQALTLPPGTGQGPPEAFMIDREFAHLHPAPDFSLHLVLPQAVAEAAIEAGWAEQHPIARLGFISPGAVMVYSPRDAGEAAIAAGLIRQSYAYATGVHPTSTQVGESTEVGDTGR, from the coding sequence ATGAATCGCGAGGACGAGATGACGGAATATCCACGACGCTCTGGCCCGCGCCCGTCGACGACGTCGACGAACCCGCACACACAGCTCGACCAACAGCCCGTGGATCATCAACCTAGGTTGCGGCTGATCGAATTGCTGGGCGACCTTCCGGTTGTATGGGCGGGCTCAATGATCTCAGTGCCCGGGGCGCAAGCGCTGACGTTGCCTCCTGGCACCGGCCAAGGGCCGCCCGAGGCCTTCATGATCGACAGGGAGTTTGCGCACCTCCACCCGGCACCAGACTTTTCCCTGCACCTTGTGCTGCCGCAAGCCGTTGCCGAAGCAGCGATCGAAGCTGGCTGGGCCGAGCAGCATCCCATTGCGCGCCTCGGTTTTATCTCGCCCGGAGCTGTTATGGTTTACTCCCCACGTGATGCTGGTGAAGCGGCGATTGCGGCGGGCTTGATCAGGCAGTCGTATGCCTATGCGACGGGCGTTCATCCAACGTCCACCCAAGTAGGCGAGTCCACCGAAGTAGGCGACACGGGCCGTTGA